In Horticoccus luteus, the following proteins share a genomic window:
- the rnk gene encoding nucleoside diphosphate kinase regulator, whose translation MNNHAPIYLTREDYAKLRLLLKLAPRSKPNGAYQKLHAELDRAAIVDVSALPSQSVTMGSRVTFEDRATGEIEQYTLVFPEQADVDQNRLSVLAPIGTALLGYSEGDEVHWDTPGGRRHILIREVTQPAAVADPVLAGAQFG comes from the coding sequence ATGAACAACCACGCTCCCATCTATCTCACTCGCGAAGACTACGCCAAACTCCGCCTCCTCCTGAAACTGGCCCCGCGCTCCAAACCGAATGGCGCCTATCAAAAGCTCCATGCCGAGCTCGATCGTGCCGCCATCGTGGATGTCTCCGCACTCCCCTCCCAGTCAGTCACGATGGGTTCGCGCGTCACCTTCGAAGATCGCGCCACTGGCGAGATCGAGCAATACACGCTCGTTTTCCCGGAGCAGGCCGACGTCGATCAGAACCGGCTGTCCGTCCTCGCCCCCATCGGCACCGCTCTCCTTGGCTACAGCGAGGGCGACGAAGTGCATTGGGACACGCCCGGCGGTCGCCGCCACATCCTCATCCGTGAGGTCACCCAACCCGCCGCCGTCGCCGATCCCGTGCTCGCCGGAGCGCAGTTTGGCTGA